From Clostridium sp. SY8519:
GGATTCACCAGATAACTGTGGTGGGGACGGAGAAATGCGTCCGGCGCCTGGCGGATGTATTCGGCAAGGCGCTCCATGGAAGGCAGGGAACCGTTCTGGGTATGCACCAGGGAATGGCGTCCTTCGTCGCAGTTTTCAATCCAGCGGATGTTGGTGGAAAGGTAACTGTAGGTCTCTCCCTGGCGGCCGCGGAACAGGAGGTAACGCGCGGTGTCCCGGGGAAAGAAAACTTCGGTTTCTTCCTGGGGGATATGATCGGTATGGACGTCATATACAGGGTTGCGCTCGTTATTTTTGACGGTGTTTGTGATATGGATGACGAGGATGCGCGGAATCCGTTCTTTCTGTCCGTCCGGATGGGTGATGGTTTTCTCTGCCCAGGTATACTGGAGCCTCTGATTGTGGGCATGGGTGACGCCGTCGGGGTAATGGGTGAAAACCCGGTATTTCAGGATGACTTCACAGGCGTGGGGAGCCGGAACGACGGCTTTGGCGGATATGCTGCTCATGGTGAAGAGCAGGGGGTGGTTTTTCTGGGTTTCCCAGAGATCCAGGATTCCCTGCCGGGATGTAAGAATCTGATTGTCTCTGGGTCCGATCCAGAGAATGTTTTCATCAATGGAATTGAAAAAGGGAGACAGATTGCCTTTGTAGTATTCACGAATGATATAGACAGATCTGCGGATAATATCATTGCGTTTCATAAACAAGTTACCTCAGTAGTTTTATAAAAGTATAATTATGATAACAGAAAAAATATAAAATGGGAATATGTATACAAATTTGAGGTTTGCATAGTGTATACGCGGTGAAACAGGAGGGATTCCCGGGTGGAAAAAGAAGAGAGACGGAAGGGTTCTAATGAATTTCCATAGATGTTTCCATGAAGATTTCCAAATAATGTGGAAACGTTTCCAAACATAAAACATACAGAATAAGAAATATGTATAATAAAAATGACGAAAAACCAGACGACATACACAAATGGAAACGTTTCATATTGGAATAACTGCCGAAAAATTGAAAATTAACCGGATGATATTGTAAATAAAATACAAACCATGTAAAATACAGGTAACTCGAAAGTAATTGATTTGGAAACGGAAAATAAAAAGATTTTGGAAACGTTTCCAAATCAGGTTTTCACTTAGGGAAACAAATCAAGGAGGAGAAAATTATGAAGAAAAGATGGGTTGCCATCGCACTGGTTG
This genomic window contains:
- a CDS encoding LytTR family DNA-binding domain-containing protein; the protein is MKRNDIIRRSVYIIREYYKGNLSPFFNSIDENILWIGPRDNQILTSRQGILDLWETQKNHPLLFTMSSISAKAVVPAPHACEVILKYRVFTHYPDGVTHAHNQRLQYTWAEKTITHPDGQKERIPRILVIHITNTVKNNERNPVYDVHTDHIPQEETEVFFPRDTARYLLFRGRQGETYSYLSTNIRWIENCDEGRHSLVHTQNGSLPSMERLAEYIRQAPDAFLRPHHSYLVNPLYIRSIRRFTLTLADGTALPIPEKKYTAFRNELKAWSEQWNRH